DNA sequence from the Cucumis melo cultivar AY chromosome 6, USDA_Cmelo_AY_1.0, whole genome shotgun sequence genome:
CAAAACATGGCATAAAAATGGATAGTGTTGTTGTGAGAGGGAGGTTCGGTCAGGATGCAAATGAGAAAACAATGAATGAAAATGACCTTCTTTTAAACATATTTTCACAGAAAACAAATGCAAAAATGGTGTATGTGGAGAGTCCAACTTCATTATTAGGTGCAATCCGGACTCGCAGTATAGCACCTGTGACAATTTTCAGAGGCGACCTTGAGATAAGCTCCGTTATCAAGATTAAGGTGAAGTGTTTGGTCTTTAATACGACTATGCCCAACATTTTCAGCGACTCTGATCATAAACTTTTTAACATATTGTTCAAATTTTTTGGTAAAAAATTAAGGGTAGCTTCTATCCCTTTGACACATGATTGATAATTATCATTTATCAGTCTTGATGCTCTAATTTAATCAGGTATGGGTTTATAAGAAAACATCAGAAGAGAAGTTTCCTACTCTGAAAAGATATTCTGATAAAGCACCTCTAACTGATAAATTTGCCACGCATGAAGTCAAGGTAGATTATGAGTACAAAAGTGCCGAAGAACCTAGTAAGGTAGTGCCTCCAGAACATAGGATCAAAGGGTATAGGTATGGACCTCAAGTGGTTCCTATATCGACCGCTGAATGGGATGCAGTGAAGTTCAAAACAGAAAAGAGCGTGAAGCTGCTCGGATTTACGAATGCCTCAAATATAATGAGGTAGATTCTAGCTgtcttgattttttcttttccatataTATCATGTTAAAAAAACCTTTTATACTCATAGTTTATGTTTTGAACGCTTCTGGTTtgcttaattattttgaaggcACTACTACATGAAAGATGTCAATGTCTTCATTGCCGAACCAGGCAATAAAAGATCCATTGTTGCAGTTTCTGCTCTAGCAAGAGCAATGAAGGAAATGGACAAAGTGGCGATAGTGCGATGTGTTTGGAGACAAGGACAGGGGGGTGTTGTTGTGGGTGTCTTGACACCCAATATATCCGAGAAGGACGGTATTGTATGTCTACTAAGTACATTTTTGTATTCCCCTATTGAGTAGTCTctgttttatatattttaccATCCACATTAATTTTCTCAATTTATGATCCTTTTTATGGTAGGCCGATTCGTTATTCTTCAATGTACTTCCCTTTGCGGAGGATGTTCGGGAATTCCAGTTTCCATCCTTCAGCAATTTGCCAGCATTCATGCAGCCAAGTGAAGAACAGCAAGAGGCAGCAGATGACTTTGTTAAGATGCTTGATCTTGCACCAGATGGGCGAGAGGAAATTCTACAGCCGGATTTCACACCAAATCCTGTTCTGGAGGTATATaccttttatgttttttttttttttttcaatcccTCATTTGTTAACCATctcattttttattgtttttgtttttgttttttccgtttttaaacttttgtttcttaaaaacaaaaattatatatgaatggtaactattttttttttttgaaaaatacgGTGGTATAATTTTAAGagcttcttcttttcattttccatttccttcctaattttaaatttttgtataaaaaacaaaaaacaatgaATTAATTACCAAAcacacattttttaaaaatcaattttcaaaaacaaacaATAGAAAACAAGTGGGTTACAAAACAGACTCAGATTAGAATACATTTTCAAgcatttaatttaaaaaataagttctagaaaaaatttGAGTGTTTGGCAACTACTCAAAATAGTTTTTGAAACACATATAACCTATACTTTAAATAGTTTATTTTCTCTATCAAAAGAGTTGAACTAGAAATGagtcttttgaaaaatatttttttttctcaaatcaACAGAAGCGGGCCCTTATATATACACTCTGAAATCACCGTTTTTCCCAATTCATTTTAAGACACTTCTTCTGTTAATGGGATTTGTTGCTTGCTTTGGTTCTTGAATTGTGTGTATTAAGTTATTTATGAACTCTCAAATGGTTCTTTATGAAAGTTTGAGAGGCTACTGGGAATACTTTGTCCACCAATTTGCACAGATCTCTGGATTCGAACTGATCAAAACAGACAATAGCATTGTATGATGGTTGCGAAAAGATTGTTATGAGATTCATCTGTCTTTTGTTGGCAGCGTTTCTACCGTCATCTCGAGTTGAAATCAAAGGATCCTGATGCTGCTGTACCTCCACTTGATGGAACTCTCCAGAAAATTACCGAGCCAGATCCGGACTTGTTTTCTCAAAACAAAGCTGTTATCAACACCTTCCACAGAAGATTTGAACTCAAGGAGAACCCAAAGGTAGTTCATCACCGACCTTGGGTTCGAGATAcaattgtattattattatcctACAAGCCTTATCTTAGACACAAGTTTTGGATATGATCTAAAAATGCAGCTAAAGAAATCGAGAAGGCATTATTTACGTGAAAAAGCATCAGGTTCAAGCGATAAAGAGGACAACGAAGAGATTTCTGCTCAAATTGTTGAGTCTGTTGCCAATATGCCTATGGTTAAAGTCGAAAAGGTTGGAGATTCAACTCCACTTGAAGATTTTGAATCTATGATGTCTAGAAGAGATAGTCCAGAATGGATCAGTAAAGCAATCAATGGCATGAAAAGCAAAATATTCGATCTTATCGAGAACTCCTCTGATGGTGATAGCTACACAAAAGCTATCGAGTACTTGCGTGCACTTCGCAAGGGTTGCATTATTGAACAAGTACGGTACTCTCTGTCTGTCCCTTTTCTTCTTCCTGCTCAAGAATAAAACTACTCATGTTTTTGTACAGGAACCAAAGCAATTCAACGATTTTCTCCGCCATCTCCGTAACTTTTGCCCCGAAAAAAACCTCCATACCTTCTGTGAATTCCTCGCATCTCAACAAATTAGTTTGATCTCCAAGGAAGAAGCTGCTGACAGGTTTAATATTCATTTTCTTGTTGAAACTGCGTTGATGGAAGTCTTATTTACACTGCTCTTATTATGAAGTTCTTTGTTTTTGTCTCTTCCTATACTGTGAGCAGTGAAGTAGCTGATGATGAAGCTAGAAGATTTTGGGTTAAAATGGAGCCTAAATCAGAGCAAGTCTAGATAATGATGAATACaacatgtatatatatgtaattttgTGTATCCATCAAGTTTTGAAGCTTGTTTACTAGTAATGTTACCTTAAAAGAAATGATAAAAGGAGGAAGTTATtggtttaaattttatgttttataatttattaaaaacacaCGATAAAATTCTTTTTAACCATTCTAAGAATTAACATTTATCGTAAGATTAAAATTGTTAATACTTTTTAATATTTACTGTTAAGCTAAAAgttcaaattgaaaaaaaatggtaaaatagatagatatttttaaatatagtataatGAACTAAACTTTTacgaaatatagtaaaatttttttaaagaatgaTAAACTTTTTTATCCATCATCTATGAACTCACAAACacaatttataattattttataaatattatcaataattttgatatttataataatttagtaaaaattacataatttcacagagagaaaaagaagaaaaaagaaaaacaaatggaTAACATATTTCTGTTTACGCTCATCGTGCTCTCTTTCGCGTCCTACCTAAAAATCGTTACCATCGAGGCTGGAGTTTCCTCATATAAATACACCACACGCCAAATTCAGCGCACAGTCTTTCATTATTAACCGCTTTTGTTCTCTCTTGccttctcttcttctctttgACCATCATGGACTTCCAATCTCACGCTTTGgtatcttctctctctcttcagtTTGCACAGTTTCTTCTAATCCTTTGGTCTGAAGATAAAATGATTGCAAAGAGACAGATTCATTTTCTTGATTCGAAATCTTTAGAAATTTTAGTATAATGCTTATCTTACTTCTGTATTTGCCATTGCAGAAATGCTCCGACGGTTCGTCAACGTCTTCGAACCTGGTTCTTTATTCTTTCTGGCGGAGCTCCTGCTCGTGGCGTGTCCGCTTTGCGTTAAACCTCAaaggtttttcttcttcttctttgactTTTCTGGAAAATTCATCTCCGATTTTGAAGTACAGAAGAATTCGGGTATGATTTGTTGTAAAATGGACGGTTTATCTTGTTTAAATCGAGTCTAAGCGAATATGAAGATTGTGATTATAAATCGGATGAATGAAGAATAATTTGAGTTTGAAGTAGAAGAATTCGAGTTTGATCTGCGATAAAACGCATGGTGACATTGTTTAAATTGATTCTGTGATGAAATGAAGGTCGTGATAGTAAATCAAACAAATGAAAGTTGTGGAACTTGATACTTCTGTTAACAGAAATGTTTTCTCCGACTGTTTGCTTAGGGCTTTCTTACGAGTACAGAGCAGTAGACCTCGGGAGAAGAGAGCAATTAAATCCTGGTAAATCTCAAGATTGATGTGTTAGTGCGTATCGATAGAATAGAAAACTGCTGAAcgatttttctttctttcttcctttgctTCGGAGATGCAGATTTTGAGCGCTTAAATCCTCTTAAATACGTTCCTGTATTAGTAGATGGTCCCGTGGTAGTTTCAGATTCGTACGCGATTTTGCTGGTTAGTATAAAGAGAAGTGAGATGACTTCGTTCAAGTCCGTGACGAAGAACAGTGAACTTCTGAATTGGCCGCAATGGCTAAGCAAATGTCAGTTTAGAAGATTTTGGATACTCACACGGACTTGAATATACTAGCGATCCCTCTTATCTCGTGCCGTTTTGATTCTCTGTTGCTCTTACTATCCTAGATTATGCTTGTAACACTATTGCATTTTTCTTCTTGTTATTGTTCAGTATCTGGAAGAGAAATATCCACAGAAGGCGCTGCTGCCGACTGATCTTCGTTTAAAATCTCTTCATCTTCAAGTAAGATTAGTAAAAATTAGTGTTCTTACGTACTTCGATACAAGCCTacagtttattttttattttcaagtcCACTgactaaattttaaaatcttttggAACATTTGATTTTGCAACATTTATCGGATTTGAGATCTTAATTTCTATACCTTGATTCTATATGAGAAGGCTTGGTTTAAACGGCAGTGGATTAGCTTGTATCAATTACATGATTACTTTTAGTTTCTAATGTGTTAACAAAATAGCGTTATTAACCCTTGTGAAAATTGAGCAATAAATCTGTGATTTCTGATTCTCTGAGGCTGGAAAAAAATCTATAATTCTGTGCCAAGGAGAATTAACATATAATTTGGTCTGGTTATTTGTGTATTATTATGTTGATAGGGGAATCATGTTGCAGGTGGCAAGTATAGTCAGCTCAAGCATACAACCTCTTATTATGTTGGAATTGCTGGTAGATTTCATTTGCATACGATTTATCTGCACATATATATACCTAAAGTTAATCTAGTTcacgtttatatatatattcgttTAGAAAACCATCGGGGAAAAATTTGGTCCAGAAGAGCCGCTACCATGGGCACAATCCACTTTAGAAAAAGGCTTCAATGGTATGTTTGTGAAGAATTATTCAAATTATGTCGAAACACCTCTTTTAATTGTTTAGAAttaattttatacttttaaattctaaacattaaaaatgataaaatattcACAGCGATGCCCTAATAACTATCGACTCAATCAATCAACGTAGACACAAGTGTAATCGTTCTCAATTTTGCGTCTGTTGTGTATTACAGCTCTTGAGAAACTGCTGAAGGATTTTTCTGGCCAATATGCCTTGGGAGATGAAGTTCATATGGCACGTTTCAAAATATTCTCTATTCTTTTACTATTTGAGATTTCTATTTTTGAACTTTCATAATCATGGTCTTGAACTTGTTTTTCTCATGCAGGCTGATGTATTTTTGGCTCCCCAAATTTCAAGTGCTATTGAGAACTTCGGCATTGACATGGTATTGTattttcttcattcttttttctatctcacttcccAATTAACacgttttatgaaaaaaaaaaaaaatcatgctGTCTTCCTCTTAAGTTTATGAAACTTCaacatttgaagaaaaaaaaaagaaataaaaaaacaaagctACCAAGCACCACATTGATCAATTATACTGATATACTCTACTTTGCGCTAAAGACTTATTTGgattgacttttaagtatttaaatagtcattaaaaatgttttttaagTCTTTTATAGCACTTTTAGGTAAATCTAGTTCGTCGATAATTTGAAGTTCTTAAGTAAATTTGTCTGGTTGCACTTTCCATAGATTAGGCTGCAGTTACAAGCTGCCCATTTCGTTCTTAGTTATAAAACAAATTAGAAAAAGCATAGTCTCGAAAATCTCACACAACAAAATTCTGCTTGTTGGATAATGCAGTCTAAGTTTCCTACTTTAGCAAGGATTTATAAATCTTACAAGACGTTACCAGAATTCCAAGCCTCATCGCCAGAAAGGCAACTCGATGCCCTTCATTAGGTCGTTCTTCTTCACATTATTGTACTACTAGGCGTTTCACTTGTACTTTTAACTTGTTATTAGTTGCTGCTTGCAAATATGGAGATGgacaacttactcatcatgcaTGGAGACTCAGTTCATCGATGCTTCTTGAAAATTCCATACCAGATATTATCTCCTagtctttttgttattttattttcaatccACTTTATTTAACTTTCTACGTGGAAGGGTGGAAACACTTTTGTGCTAAATATTACTATAATTATCCAATTATGCTAACATCTGCCCGTCTAGCTCAGTCGGTAGAGCGCAAGGCTCTTAACCTTGTGGTCGTGGGTTCGAACCCCACGGTGGGCGAAGGTGTGTTCCTTGTCTTTTTCAACCTATTTTCGTAATggtgtttttttattttgtaaattatttctaatatataCTCTTTCAACTTCTAAAGGATTCGATTCTGCATTCAAAAAGCCGGTCTAGCTCAGTCGGTATAGCGCAAGGCTCTTAACCTTGTGGTCGTGGGTTTGAACCCAATGGTGGGCGAAGGTGATGTTCCTTGTCTTTTAAACCTATTTCGTAATAGTGTTTTCTTATTGTGTAGATTATTTCTAATATATACGGATTCAATTTTTAAAGGATTGGGTTCTGCACTCAAAACAGCCCGTCTAGCTCAGTCGGTAGAGCGCAAGGCTCTTAACCTTGTGGTCGTGGGTTCGAACCCCACGGTGGGCGAAGGTGATGTTCCTTGGCTTTTTAACCTATTTCGTAATAGTGTTCTCTTATTGTGTAGATTATTTCTAATATATGCTCTTTCAACTTGTAAAGGATTGGATTATCCTTGTGGTCTTGGGTTCGAGCCACACGGTGGGCGAAGGTGTTGTTCCATGATTTTTTAACCTATGGT
Encoded proteins:
- the LOC103483351 gene encoding ATP-dependent DNA helicase 2 subunit KU80 codes for the protein MARNREILVLVLDVGPSMHFILPEVEKVCSMLVEKKLLYNKYDEVGIVLFGTEDTKNELTEEVGGYQHVVVLQNMKVVDGDLVDVLKQIPRGTVSGDFLDAIIIGMDMLIKKFGETERGKKRLCLVTDALFPIKEPYEGTKEDQVTTIAQQMTKHGIKMDSVVVRGRFGQDANEKTMNENDLLLNIFSQKTNAKMVYVESPTSLLGAIRTRSIAPVTIFRGDLEISSVIKIKVWVYKKTSEEKFPTLKRYSDKAPLTDKFATHEVKVDYEYKSAEEPSKVVPPEHRIKGYRYGPQVVPISTAEWDAVKFKTEKSVKLLGFTNASNIMRHYYMKDVNVFIAEPGNKRSIVAVSALARAMKEMDKVAIVRCVWRQGQGGVVVGVLTPNISEKDGIADSLFFNVLPFAEDVREFQFPSFSNLPAFMQPSEEQQEAADDFVKMLDLAPDGREEILQPDFTPNPVLERFYRHLELKSKDPDAAVPPLDGTLQKITEPDPDLFSQNKAVINTFHRRFELKENPKLKKSRRHYLREKASGSSDKEDNEEISAQIVESVANMPMVKVEKVGDSTPLEDFESMMSRRDSPEWISKAINGMKSKIFDLIENSSDGDSYTKAIEYLRALRKGCIIEQEPKQFNDFLRHLRNFCPEKNLHTFCEFLASQQISLISKEEAADSEVADDEARRFWVKMEPKSEQV
- the LOC103483352 gene encoding glutathione S-transferase zeta class-like isoform X1 codes for the protein MDFQSHALKCSDGSSTSSNLVLYSFWRSSCSWRVRFALNLKGLSYEYRAVDLGRREQLNPDADFERLNPLKYVPVLVDGPVVVSDSYAILLYLEEKYPQKALLPTDLRLKSLHLQVASIVSSSIQPLIMLELLKTIGEKFGPEEPLPWAQSTLEKGFNALEKLLKDFSGQYALGDEVHMADVFLAPQISSAIENFGIDMSKFPTLARIYKSYKTLPEFQASSPERQLDALH
- the LOC103483352 gene encoding glutathione S-transferase zeta class-like isoform X2, with the protein product MDFQSHALKCSDGSSTSSNLVLYSFWRSSCSWRVRFALNLKGLSYEYRAVDLGRREQLNPDFERLNPLKYVPVLVDGPVVVSDSYAILLYLEEKYPQKALLPTDLRLKSLHLQVASIVSSSIQPLIMLELLKTIGEKFGPEEPLPWAQSTLEKGFNALEKLLKDFSGQYALGDEVHMADVFLAPQISSAIENFGIDMSKFPTLARIYKSYKTLPEFQASSPERQLDALH